From Rhodamnia argentea isolate NSW1041297 chromosome 10, ASM2092103v1, whole genome shotgun sequence, a single genomic window includes:
- the LOC115735171 gene encoding purine-uracil permease NCS1: MVSSCFGLHHHLHQRTHLNPEIPLRLSHLSTTSSLVQFASRSSFTHLIHRRRCSSSAPMACSGQSCPSPKPSDPDRFEPDPTLTNDDLRPTTASERTFSGWEMASLWIGLVVGVPSYYLAGSLVDLGMAWWQGIATVVVANAILLVPLVLTGHPGTRYGVPFPVLARSSFGVRGAHIPTLLRALVGCGWYGIETWIGGEAIFLLLPSSLKHSALSQPWPWLGSSPLEFACFIAFWLAQLTIVWKGIEGIRQLEKYSAPILIALTSCLFAWAYVKAGGLGHMLALSSKLSSSQFWALFFPSLTANISFWATLALNIPDFTRYAKSQRDQAVGQAGLPLFMGLFTFVGLAATASTEVIFGRVISNPIQLLGQIGGLGTTILAILGISLATITTNIAANVVAPANALVNLSPSWFTFRRGALITALLGIAFQPWRLLKSSESFVYTWLVGYSALLGPIGGIILADYYLVRSTELSIKDLYTLSPHGAYYYSRGYNLAAIASLAVGIVPVIPGFLQKVGALSMIPDAFVVIYNNAWFFSFFLAGFLYWVLSSFPGKSRKSLPYDPFLPTQS, from the coding sequence ATGGTCTCCAGTTGTTTCGGTCTTCATCACCATCTCCATCAGCGCACCCACCTCAATCCCGAGATTCCTCTCAGACTCTCTCATCTTTCCACCACTTCTTCTCTGGTTCAGTTCGCCTCTAGATCAAGCTTCACACATCTCATCCACCGCCGCAGATGCTCCAGCTCAGCACCCATGGCGTGCTCGGGGCAGTCCTGCCCGAGTCCGAAGCCTTCGGATCCCGATCGCTTCGAGCCGGACCCGACCCTCACTAACGATGACCTCCGCCCCACCACGGCCTCGGAGCGGACCTTCTCTGGATGGGAGATGGCCAGCCTGTGGATCGGGCTTGTGGTCGGGGTCCCCTCCTACTACCTGGCGGGCAGCCTCGTGGACCTCGGCATGGCGTGGTGGCAGGGGATCGCGACCGTGGTGGTCGCCAATGCGATCCTGCTCGTGCCCCTCGTCCTGACGGGCCACCCGGGCACGCGCTACGGCGTCCCCTTCCCCGTGCTCGCCCGTTCCTCCTTCGGTGTCCGTGGGGCCCACATCCCGACCCTCCTGAGAGCTCTGGTTGGGTGCGGTTGGTACGGCATTGAGACGTGGATCGGCGGCGAGgccatcttcctcctcctgcCGAGCTCGCTGAAGCACTCCGCCCTGTCGCAGCCTTGGCCTTGGCTGGGCTCATCCCCGCTAGAGTTCGCTTGCTTCATTGCGTTTTGGCTGGCCCAGTTGACCATAGTTTGGAAGGGCATCGAGGGAATCAGGCAGCTTGAGAAGTACTCCGCTCCGATCCTAATAGCCCTCACTTCGTGCCTCTTCGCCTGGGCCTATGTCAAGGCCGGCGGCCTCGGCCACATGCTCGCCCTATCGTCGAAACTGTCCTCATCCCAGTTCTGGGCACTGTTTTTCCCTTCCCTGACAGCAAACATAAGCTTCTGGGCGACGCTCGCGCTCAACATCCCGGACTTCACCAGGTACGCCAAGAGCCAGAGGGACCAGGCTGTCGGTCAGGCCGGGCTCCCGCTCTTCATGGGCTTGTTCACCTTCGTCGGCCTGGCCGCGACCGCCTCGACGGAGGTGATCTTCGGCCGCGTGATCTCGAACCCGATCCAGCTTCTAGGCCAGATCGGGGGCCTCGGGACTACCATACTGGCCATCCTGGGAATCAGCCTGGCCACCATCACCACAAACATAGCTGCCAACGTGGTGGCGCCGGCCAACGCGCTGGTCAACCTCAGCCCTTCGTGGTTCACCTTCAGGAGAGGAGCCCTGATTACAGCGCTCCTGGGCATCGCCTTCCAGCCGTGGCGGCTCCTCAAGTCGAGCGAGAGCTTTGTGTATACCTGGTTGGTGGGTTACTCTGCGCTGTTGGGCCCGATCGGAGGCATCATTTTGGCCGATTACTATCTTGTCCGAAGCACTGAGTTAAGCATCAAGGACTTGTACACATTGAGTCCTCACGGGGCTTATTACTACTCCAGAGGCTACAATTTGGCGGCGATAGCTTCGTTGGCAGTCGGGATTGTCCCGGTGATCCCGGGTTTCTTGCAGAAAGTCGGGGCTTTGTCCATGATTCCGGATGCGTTTGTGGTCATCTACAACAACGCTTGGTTCTTTAGCTTCTTTTTAGCTGGGTTTCTCTACTGGGTTCTGTCAAGTTTTCCTGGGAAATCCAGGAAGTCTCTACCTTATGACCCATTTTTGCCTACTCAAAGTTGA